The following DNA comes from Microbacterium wangchenii.
GGCTGTCTGACAAGGTCGGACGCAAGCGGGTCATCATCACCGGCGTCATCCTCACCGCGCTATTCGTCTTTCCGTTCTTCTGGCTTTTCAACACCCGAGAGCCTTGGCTCGTCTTCCTCGCGGTCGTCATCGGCCTTCCCGTCCTGAAAGACATGATCTTCGGGCCTCAGGCGGCGTTCGCGGCGGAGATGTTCAGTTCCAACGTGCGGTACAGCGGCGTGAGTGCGGGCCGCGAACTCGGAGGAGCGATCTTCGGCGGCACTGCGCCTTTCATCGCCACCATGCTGATCGCCCTCGGCGGCGGCATCTGGCCACTGGCGATCTACATCATCCTCACGCTGGCAATAACCGGCTTCACGGTCCTGACCGCTCCGAACAATCAGCACAAGGATCTGCGCGAGATCTGATTGCGCATTGGGTCGCGTCCGCATGGCCGAATGGAGGCCGCATCCGCTTGAGCGTGGTGCGGCCTCCACTCGTGTCCATTGCAGCGGGACGAGTTCGGGCTTTTCCGCCGGGGTCGGACTCATTGCCGATAATGCACATTATGTCAGCTCGGAACCACACTATGTGCAAGTCTCGCAATCGTGAAGAAACGGGTAACGCATAGGCTCGGGGCGTGACGGACGACATCGATACTGCGATCGTTGAGACCCTGACGAACGACGATCTTCGAGCGGTGGATGCTCTCCTCCCTCAGCTGTCGTCGACGGCCAGGTTCGACGCCGGCCGTGTGCAGGCAATGATCGACGCGCCGGCCGTGGATCTCTTCGTTGCGCGCGACGCGGGAGCCATGGTGGGTATGGCAACTCTGGTGACTTTCCCGCTGGTGACCGGCTGGCGCGGCATCGTGGAGGACGTCGTTGTCAGCCAGCAGGCGCGCGGACGCGGCATCGCCCGCCTGCTGCTCGAAGCTATCACCGAGGAAGCGGCTCGCAGGCGACTTCGCACGCTCGATCTGACCTCTCGCCCGTCGCGAGAGTCGGCACTGAGGCTCTACGAGTCCGTGGGCTTTGAGCCCCGAGAGACGAACGTTATGCGGTACGTGCCAGCACTCCGATGAGTGGCACAAGGCGGGTGCCCGTAGGGTTCGATTGGTGAAGAAGCGGGTAACGGGATTACCCATCAATAGTTACTCCGATTGCACTTTTTGCGATCAGAGTGGAAACGGGTAACCCCCGAGCCACTCCCCGACTGCCCGTCTGACCAGGACGTTCTCTTATGCGCCGAAGGCTCGAAGGAAGGTGTCGACGGCGCGACTCGTTGACTCCCGCAACTCCGCGCTCGTCACGTCCCTTGTCCCGAGCTGTGTGCGGTTCTCGGCGGGCGTAACAAGAAGCGCCCAGAATTGCTCTGCGGCCACTGCTGGGTCGGCGTCCCGGAGCTGACCCCGGCGCATCAGTTCCGACAGCCGGTCGGCCAGAGCAGCCATGACGCGTTCGGTGACATTTGTGCGCACCGATTCCAAGACGTCGGGAAAAGTTGCCCTCCCTGCGACGAGAAGGCGTCGGTACCACACAGTCGTGGGATCGAAGTATCGGATGAGGAGCTCAAGCCCGACATGCTCGAGGGCAGCGCGGATGTTGTTCGACGGCGTGACGAGAGTCGCGACGATCTCCAGGTGGTCACCCAGCGCACGGTCTCCGTCGGCCCTG
Coding sequences within:
- a CDS encoding GNAT family N-acetyltransferase; the encoded protein is MTDDIDTAIVETLTNDDLRAVDALLPQLSSTARFDAGRVQAMIDAPAVDLFVARDAGAMVGMATLVTFPLVTGWRGIVEDVVVSQQARGRGIARLLLEAITEEAARRRLRTLDLTSRPSRESALRLYESVGFEPRETNVMRYVPALR
- a CDS encoding TetR/AcrR family transcriptional regulator, with the protein product MRDHVIGEVPGTRGRIDKRLAMLDAAFRIFADVGYEQASVESIAAEAGVAKATIYNHFGDKERMFREVLRADGDRALGDHLEIVATLVTPSNNIRAALEHVGLELLIRYFDPTTVWYRRLLVAGRATFPDVLESVRTNVTERVMAALADRLSELMRRGQLRDADPAVAAEQFWALLVTPAENRTQLGTRDVTSAELRESTSRAVDTFLRAFGA